The proteins below come from a single Corynebacterium cystitidis genomic window:
- a CDS encoding universal stress protein, whose translation MHSYSTITVGTDGSSSSLKAVRSAASMARAYDAQLIIICAYYNSTGSLLNPPSSEYATLPVVSDTRAEEYLAEAGELAAEEGAENVRLIAKAGPPVQVLIESVREYETDLLVVGNKGVNSLSGRVFGNIPTGVARKANVDVMIVDTSEEADD comes from the coding sequence ATGCATTCTTATTCCACCATTACGGTCGGCACAGACGGTTCATCGTCTTCACTGAAGGCGGTCCGTTCCGCAGCTAGCATGGCCCGCGCGTATGACGCCCAGCTGATCATTATCTGCGCCTACTACAATTCCACGGGCTCCTTGTTGAATCCGCCGAGCTCCGAATATGCCACCTTGCCAGTAGTTAGCGACACGCGCGCGGAAGAGTATTTGGCTGAGGCTGGCGAGCTTGCCGCAGAAGAAGGCGCGGAGAATGTCCGCTTGATCGCCAAGGCCGGTCCTCCAGTTCAAGTACTGATAGAGTCTGTCCGCGAATACGAAACTGACCTGCTGGTGGTGGGAAATAAGGGTGTGAATTCACTGTCGGGCCGTGTCTTCGGCAACATTCCCACCGGTGTGGCGCGCAAAGCAAATGTGGATGTGATGATCGTCGACACCTCGGAGGAAGCAGACGATTAG